ATCAGTGCGTTCCAGTCCTGCGGGTCCACATAATGCCCGACGGAGGCCAGAGGGTCCACATCCGGCTGGCCCATCGTGACGATCTCGCGTTTGATCCGGACCTTCATGCGGCCGAAGGGCATGTCCTGTGCAGTGCTTTCCTTCCACACCAGATCCGCGCAGCCGGGCAGGGCACGGATATGGGACAGAACCGCGTCGATGCCCTCGCGGCTGCCGGCGATGGTGCCGTTGATGCCCTCTTGCGCCAGAAGCAATGTGCCGCGCACGCCATTTGCGCAGGCGATACGGGCCAGAGGGGCCTTGAGGGCCTCGGGATCGGGGAAGCGGGTGAAATGGTAAAGCGCGGCGACGGTCAGCATATGCTGGCCTTAACCGCCGCGCCCTTCCGCGTCAAATCATCCGAAGGTGATATTCAGGGCAATTCCGCCCAGAAGATAGATAAACATCGTGATCAGCACGATCCCGACAATGTTCAGCACGAACCCGCCACGAGCCATTTGCCCGATCGTGACGGCCCCGGTCCCGAAGACAATCGCATTTGGAGGCGTCCCGACCGGCAGCATGAAGGCGCAGGTCGCCGCGAAGGCCGCAGGGATCAGCAGCGCCATAGGGTCGACGCCGATCCCGACCGCGACGCCGCCGAGGATCGGGATGAAGGTCGCGGCTGTCGCGGTGTTCGAGGTCACCTCGGTCAGGAACAGGATCAGCGTGACCACCGTCGCCACCAGCATGATCGGAGACAACGCGCCAAGCCCCTGCACCTGCTGACCGAACCACTGGTCAAGCCCGCTGGCGGCAACCGCGCCGGCAAGGCTCAGCCCGCCGCCGAACAGAAGCAGCACGCCCCAGGGCAGGCCGTCCTCGGCATCCTTCCATTCCAGCACCATCGTGGTACGGCCCCGCGCGGGCAGCAGGAACAGCGCGATCCCCGCAGCAATGGCGATGGCGGTATCGTCCAGCAGGCCGAGAGGCCCCAGATTGCTGCCCGTCAGGCTGGTCAGCAGTCCCGGCACCACCCAGAGAAACGCCGCAGAGCAGAACACGATCAGCACCATGCGTTCGCCCTGACTGACCGGGCCGAGTTCGGCGATCTGTTCGTCGATCATGGCCTTGCCGCCGGGGATCTCCTCCAGTTTGAACCTGTACAGTACGTTGGTCATCAGGAACCAGGCAATGACGATGAACACGGCGGCCAGAGGCAGGCCGATCAGCATCCACTGAAGAAACCCGATATCCCGGCCCAGCTCATCGGCCACATAGCCCGCGACGATGGCATTAGGCGGGCTGCCCAGAAGTGTGCCAAGTCCGCCAATCGTCGCCGCCCATGCAATCGCCAGCACAAGGCAGATCCCGAACGCTTTGATATTCGGATCGTCCACCACCTCGCTGATCGTACCGCCAGAGGCCAGTTGCTCGCCGACTTCGGCGCCCTGATCGGTGTTCCGGCTGCGCTCGACCACCAGTGTCAGCACGGAAAGGCCGATAGGCAGCATCATCAGCGTGGTTGCGGTGTTCGACACCCACATCGACAGGAAGGCGGTCGCGATCATCATGCCGAGGATGATCCGTTTCGGCTCTACCCCCACGCGTTTCAGGGTCAGCAGCGCGATGCGGCGGTGCAGATGCCATTTTTCCATCGCGATGGCGATCAGGAAACCGCCGAGGAACAGGAACACGATCGAACTGGCATAGGGGCGGTCGCCTCGCTGACGGTACGCTCGGTCAGCATCGGGATCAGCACGATGGGCAGAAGCGAGGTGGCGGAAAGCGGGATCGCCTCGGACATCCACCAGATCGCCATCAGCGTACCGATGGCCGCGACATTCCGCGCATCCGCCGAGAGGCTGTCGGACGAGCCGAGCAACAGCCACACGATCAGCGCCGCGATCACCCCGGCGGCCCGCAATCCCCACAGAAGGGCAGATGAGCGGCCCGCGCTGGATTCGTATTCGTCAAACCGCCCCTGCTGATGCAGTTCTTCGGGATAATGTCCGGCCCGTCTGTACCCTGATCTGGATCATTCGTCATGAAAGCCCCCCTAACGCAAATGCCGTCCGATCAGTTTGATCAGCTTGCAGCGAACCCGGCAAGAGCCATCCTGTATTGCTTGCATCGCAGCGCTGGTTGCGTGGCACCATTGACGCCCTCTCCGCAACTGCTACCAAAGCTTATCGGAGGATGTGATCATGCCCAAAGCCCTTATCGTGATTGACGCTCAGGTCGATTTCTGTCCCGGAGGCCGTCTGGCCGTAGAGGGCGGCGATCAGATCATGGGGCCGGTCAATGATCTGATGGCGGATTACGACGCCGTCGTGCTGACGCAGGACTGGCATCCCGAGGATCATTCGAGCTTTGCCGATAATCACGACGGGGCCGAACCGTTCAGCACTGTGGACATGCCCTATGGGCCTCAGGTTTTGTGGCCGCGGCATTGCGTGATCGGATCGCCGGGCGCGGCGTTCCATCCTGTTCTGGCGGTGGATGTGGCGGATATGATCCTGCGGAAAGGCTACAGGCCGGATATCGACAGCTATTCGGCGTTTTTCGAGAACGATCACAAGACCCGCACCGGGCTGGAGGGCTATCTGCGTGAGCGCGGTCTGCTGGAGCTGGATTTCGTCGGGCTCGCCCATGATTTCTGCGTTGCCTGGTCGGCCATTGACGCCGCGAAGCTGGGCTTCACCGTCAGTGTGATCGAAGAGGCGACGCGGGCCATAGATCTGAACGGATCCCGCGCCTCCGCGCAGGAGAATATGCGCGCAGCAGGAGTGACCCTGAAATGATGCCCAATGTCGATATTGCCAGCCGTGTTTATAATCACCGCTGGAAGATTGATCCGATCGTGCGCTCGCTGCTGGATACGGATTTCTACAAGCTGCTGATGTGTCAGTCGGTGTTCCGCAACCGGCCCGACACGAACGTGACCTTCCAGCTTATCAACCGGACGAAATCCGTGCGCCTCGCCGATATGGTCGATGAGGCCGAGCTGCGCGAACAACTGGATCAGGTCCGCGCCTTGCGGCTGACGCGCGGGGAATCGACATGGCTGCGGGGCAATACCTTCTATGGCAAGCGCCAGATGTTCCGCCCCGATTTCATGGAGTGGCTGGAGAATGTGCAGCTTCCCGAATATGAGCTGACCAAGCGCGACGGCCAGTATGAGCTTCGCTTCGAAGGCAAATGGCCCGAGGTGATGCTGTGGGAAATTCCTGCCCTCGCCATCATCATGGAGCTTCGGTCCCGCGCCGTGACCAAGGATATGGGGCGGTTCGAATTGCAGGTTCTTTATGCCCGCGCGATGACACGGGTCTGGGAAAAGATCACCGGGCTGAACACGTTGCCGGATCTGAAGATCGCCGATTTCGGGACGCGGCGGCGGCATTCCTATCTGTGGCAGGACTGGTGTGTGCAGGCGATGGGCGAAGGTCTGGGCCATGCGCCGGACGGCAAATTCACCGGCACCTCGAATTGCCTGATCGCCATGCGCCGCGATGTTGAGGCAATCGGGACCAATGCGCATGAATTGCCGATGGTCTATGCCGCCCTTGCCGAGACGGATCATGAGCTGAAACAGGCTCCTTACCGGGTGCTGGCCGACTGGCATGAGGAACATGAGGGCAATCTGCGCATCATCCTGCCCGATACTTATGGCACAAAGGGGTTTCTGGACGATGCGCCGGACTGGCTGGCGGGCTGGACCGGGATCCGTGTCGATTCAGGCGATCCTGCGGAAAACGCTGAAATCGCGATCCAATGGTGGAAAGATCGCGGCGAAGACCCGACCCAGAAGCTGGTGATTTTCTCGGACGGGCTGGATGAAGAGAAGATCAAGCATCTCTATCTCCAGTTCAACGGCCGCGTGAAGGTCAGCTTCGGTTGGGGGACGCTGCTGACCAATGATTTCCGGGGGCTGGTGGATGGCGACGGGCTGGACCCGCTAAGCCTTGTCTGCAAAGCCGTTGAGGCCGAGGGTCGGCCCACGGTCAAGCTGTCCGACAACCCCGCCAAGGCGATGGGGCCGGCTGATCAGATCGAGCGTTACAAGCGGGTCTTCGGTGTCGGCGAGCAAGAGCGGGTCGAGGTCTTCGTTTGATCCTCGACCGGCGCCCATAATGGCTGCGCCCCGGGGTTCTTTCAGTCGCGGGTGAAGCTGGTCACTGTTTCGACATGGGGCGACCAGCGGAACTGGTCAACCACATAGATGCCACCCATGCGCCAGCCTGCGGCGGTCATGGTGGCGGCGTCGCGGGCAAAGGTGACGGGATCGCAGCTGACCCATGCGATGCGGTCCAGCGAGGATGCGGCCAGCTCTCTGGCCTGTGCGGCGGCACCGCTGCGGGGCGGGTCGATCACGGCGGCATCGAACCGCGCCAGTTCGTCCGGCATCAGCGGGCGGGTGGCGAGGTCGCGGGTCTCGGTCGTGATGCGATGCAGATCTGGGGTGCTGCGCCATGCCGCGTCAAGCGCCTCCAGCGGTGCGGCCAGCCCCTCGACCGCGTGCATTTCGGCCTGTGCCGCCAGAGGCAGGGTAAAGGTGCCGCAGCCTGCGAACAGATCGACGATGCGGCGGCGGCCTTCAAGGGTTTTGCGCACGACGCTCAGCAACGCGGCCTCACCCTCTGCGGTTGCCTGCAGGAAGGCACCGGGCGGCGGCACGACCCGGGCGCGACCCATCGGGCGGGCGGGGGCGCGGCGGGTCATCGGCGTGCCGTCCCAGTCGAGACGCGCCAGCTCTCCCTGACGCATCAGCGTACCCAGTGTTTCGGTCAACGCCGCATCGATTGGTTTGCCGCCGCTGACGGCGATATCCAGACCGGCGGGGGTCTCGGTGACGGTCAGGGACAGTTCAGCATTACGCGAGGCCCCGGCTGCAACCATGTCGCGCAGCAGGGGCAATGCCGCGTTAATCTGCGGGCGCAGCACGCGGCAATCCGTGACATCGACGATCTGATCCGAGGCTCTGCCGTGGAACCCGACGGTCGCCCCGCGCTTGGTGCGCCGCCCCGACAAAACCGCCCTGCGGCGAGAGCGTTCGGGCGATGTCGCCACCCCGGCGATCCGGGCCGTAATCCCATGCGCCGACAGGGCAGAGCGGACCAGATCGGCCTTCCATTGCGCCACGAAGCCATCGGCGGCATGCATCAGCGCACATCCGCCGCAGCTTGCATAATGCGGGCAATCCGGGCGGATACGGTCGGGCGAGGGGCGGAGGATTTTCGGCGCGGCGATGCGCCCGTCATGCGCCTCACCCGTGATCTGCTCACCCGGCAGGGTCCGCGCCGCGAATACCTGCTGCCCGTCATCCGCGACGGCGATTCCGTCGCCGTGACGGCCAAGCCGTTCAACTGTCCAGAGCGTCATGCGGGCCTAGTTCACCAGCCGGTCAATCGCGCGGATATTATAGGCGGTACGATTCGCCGTTCCCACGGTATCGTTGAACCCGTCCAGGGCGCGTCTTTCAGGTGTCCCGGCGCAGCCTGCGACGGCGAAAAGCATGGCGGTGGCGATCAGCAGGCGCGGCATGAGGGCTTCCCTTTCAGCATCGCCGCGATTTTAGGCGGTTTGCGGCGCTGCGTGAACCCCATCCGCGCCCTGATCGTCCTCATCCGTGCCAAGAAACCCGCCCGATTGCCGGTTCCAGTAACGCGCATAGGTGCCGTTCTGCGCAAGAAGCTGGTCATGCGTGCCTTCCTCGACGATGCGGCCCTCCTCCAGCACGACGATCCGGTCCATCTCGGCGATGGTTGAAAGGCGGTGCGCAATCGCCAGCACGGTCTTGCCCTCCATCACCCGGTCGAGCGAATCCTGAATGGCTGCCTCGACCTCGCTGTCCAGCGCCGAGGTCGCTTCATCCAGAATAAGGATCGGGGCGTCTTTCAGAAAGGCGCGGGCCAGGGCGATACGCTGCCGCTGCCCGCCCGACAGCTTGACGCCACGCTCACCCAGATGCGCGTCATAACCTGTCCGACCCGCATGGTCCTGCATCCCGGCGATGAATTTATCCGCCTCTGCCGCGGCGGCGGCGGCCTCGATCTGCGCATGTGTCGCCTCGGGGCTGCCATAACGGATATTGTCGCGGGCCGAGCGGTTGAACATCGCTGTTTCCTGCGTGACCATGCCGATATTCCGGCGCAGGCTTTCCTGAGTCACATCGCGGATATCCGACCCGTCGATCAGGATCTTGCCCGCCTCGACGTCATAGAGCCTCAGCAACAAGGCAACCAGCGTTGACTTGCCGGCACCGGATGCGCCGACCAGACCGACACGCTCTCCGGGTCGGATCGCAAGGTCGATCCCGTGCACCCCGCCATGCCCGTCCGTGCGGCCATAGCTGAATGAGACATTCTGGAAACGGACCTCTCCGCTGATCTGCGACAATGTCTCCGCGCCGGGTGCGTCGGTCAGCGTATGGCCTGGCGACAAGGTCTGCATCCCGTCCTCGATCTCACCGATCGAGCCCCAGATTCCCATCAGAGCCATGCTGACCCAACCGCTCATCTGCGACAGGCGAAGCGCAATCGCCCCCGATGCCGCGATATCGCCCGCCGTGGCCTGACCCTGCTGATACAGGAAAATCGTGCCGCCGATCAGGATGACGGGCAGGACCCCGGCAAGCGTCATCAGCGACAGGCGGAACCATGTCGAGACCACGCCGAAATCAAGGGCGCGTTCGCGGAACCCGGCCATTGCGGACAGGGCGGCGCGATCCTCATGATCGGCATGGGCGAACAGTTTGACCGTCTTGATATTGGTGATCGTATCCACGACCTGTCCGGTCACGGTCGCGCGGGCCGATGCGCGTGCGGCGGATCGCGCACGGATCAGCGGCAGGAAAAAGCGGATCAGCAGGCCATAGGCCGCCAGCCATGCCAGCAATGCGACCGCGCTCCAGATATCGACCGACAGAAGATAGGCAGCAGAGCCGATGATCGCGGCCAGTGCAAAGGCGACCACATTCACCATTTCCGAGGCGAAATCGGTGATCGCCCGCGCGGTCTGCATCTGTTTCTGTGCCAGCCGACCGGCGAAGTCGTTGTCGAAGAAACTGACCGCCTGTCCCATTGTCCAGCGATGCAGGCGCGACAGCACCAGAGGCAGCACATTCGGCCCGATAATCACGTTAGACGAGGCCGTCGATAGGCCCAGTATGATGGGGCGTATGACCAGAAAGAACAGAACGAAACCCAGAAGGATCGGCCAGCTTTGGTCCCAGACGGTTTCGGGCGTGGAGCCTGTGATGCTGTCGATGACAGCACCCAGCAATGTCGCGGATATCACATCCGCCGCTCCGCTTGCCGCCGAGGTCAGCGCGGCGATGGACAGGCCCCGCCCGGACCCGCTGAGCGCCCATCGGATGAACCGCAACAAGCTTTGTGGGGGCGGGCCGTCTGCCGGGCGGAATGCGTCGATCTGGTCGGCAAATGGGGCATGGAGGTTCATGAATCATCCTTCCCCGCCAGAAGGGCGGTCTCAATCAGGGCGGGTCGCGTGGCCGCGAACCCGGACTCTATCCAATGCGCCTCGGCCGCTTTCAGGCCCCGGCCGATCTGCGGGCCGGACAGAGCGGGCATCAGATCCGCCGCCGTGACCGGAAGCGTCGCATTCGCGGCGCGGTCGATACGCTGCTGCCAGTCTTGCGCGACTTCAACGTCCTTTGCCAGCCGGATCAGCGCGATATCGCGGGCCAGTTCAAAGCCGTGATGAAAGGCGATTTCATCCAGGGACATCTGCGCCGAGGCATTGACGGTGCTGAGATATGTGGCCTCCTGTCGCGAAAGCCGCAGCACCCCGGCGGGGTCTTCAGCGCCAAGCGCAGCAAGGCGGCGCTGCCAGTCCGGCGCAGTATTTTCATGCCTCTCCTGAAGCACAAGCGCGGTGAGGGTCCCGCTTTTCGCACCGGGTAGAATTTGCGTCAGCACCCCGGTTTCCTCCATCAGCGCGACCGAGGCCGAAGGATCGGGTGCGGACAGCAATTTGCGTATCTCGGCCCCGATCCGTTCGGCGGAAACTCCTGAAAGCCCGGCCCGCTCGGCGGCAACCAGCCCGGTGATACCGGGCGCGGAGCTTTCGGCATACCAGGCAAGAAAGCGGAAAAACCGCAGAATACGAAGATAATCCTCACGGATGCGAGTTGCGGGATCGCCGACAAAGCGCAGTTCGCGGTTCTGCAGATCGTTCCAGCCATTCACCGGGTCAAGAAGCTGACCATCCGCCGTCAGATACAGCGCATTCATGGTGAAATCCCGGCGGGCGGCGTCGTCCTCGATCCGGTCCGAGAATGACACCACGGCCCACCGGCCATCCGTTTCAAGGTCCCGCCGAAATGTCGTCACCTCAAAGCCCGTACCGTCGGCCACGATGGTCACAGTGCCGTGGTCGATGCCTGTCGGTACGGCTTTCAGCCCTGCATCCCGTGCAAGCTCGATCACCCGCTTTGGATGCGCGTCGGTCGAGATATCCACATCGTCGACCGCATATCCAAGCGCGGCATTCCGCACGGCACCGCCGACGATCAGGGCCCGATGTCCGCTCGCGCTCAGCATCGACATGACGCGCTGCAGCGGCGCGTCGGACAGAAAATCCGCGGCAAGCTTCATACAGAGAGCCTCTGAGCAAGACCCAGCAGGATCCGCGCCGTCGCGCCCCAGAGATAATAGGGACCATAAGGCGCCACCCGATAGGCCCGCCAGCTTCCGCGCCAGACCCGGCCCTCAAGCCGGTAATTCCCCGGATTGGCGATGTGATCGAAGGGGAGGGTGAACACCTCTGCGACCTCGCCCGGCTCGGCGACCGGCGAGAAGGGACCACGGATGATGCCGACGACTGGAGTGATCCTGAATTGCGTCACCGTGCGATGCGGAGGCAGCGTTCCTATGACTTCCAGTTGTGCAGGATCAAGCGCGATTTCCTCATGCGCTTCACGCAGGGCGGCGGCGATCTGGTCGGCATCGCCGGGATCGACCTTGCCGCCCGGCAGGGCAATCTGCCCCGGATGATGCCGCATCGTTGCGGCTCGCTTGGTCAGGTAAAGCCGCCCGTCATCTTCATGAAATGCGGCCAGCACACCGGCCTCGCGCAGCGGAAGATCCGGCGCGGTTACCTCGGGGTTGGCGTCGAAATCAGAGGTCGGATCAGCCGGAGTCTGTATGGCACGTTCCAGCCGGGTCCTCAGCGCCTTCACGGATATGTCTGATGATGCCATGCCGCCACCTGACCCGGCCTGCGCCGCTGCATTCAACTGCGCAGGCCGGGTTCTGGATATGTCGGCGGCGGGGCGGCGGATCATTCGGCGGCTTCATCCTGCGGCAGAGGATTGCCCTCGGCATCGACCGTCGCCTCGAAACCGAGCGAGTTGGGGTCGAATTCGTAATGCGCACCGCAGAACTGGCAATCTGCCGTGACCACGCCCTGTTCGGTCGTCATAT
This sequence is a window from Paracoccus aerodenitrificans. Protein-coding genes within it:
- a CDS encoding SLC13 family permease, yielding MFLFLGGFLIAIAMEKWHLHRRIALLTLKRVGVEPKRIILGMMIATAFLSMWVSNTATTLMMLPIGLSVLTLVVERSRNTDQGAEVGEQLASGGTISEVVDDPNIKAFGICLVLAIAWAATIGGLGTLLGSPPNAIVAGYVADELGRDIGFLQWMLIGLPLAAVFIVIAWFLMTNVLYRFKLEEIPGGKAMIDEQIAELGPVSQGERMVLIVFCSAAFLWVVPGLLTSLTGSNLGPLGLLDDTAIAIAAGIALFLLPARGRTTMVLEWKDAEDGLPWGVLLLFGGGLSLAGAVAASGLDQWFGQQVQGLGALSPIMLVATVVTLILFLTEVTSNTATAATFIPILGGVAVGIGVDPMALLIPAAFAATCAFMLPVGTPPNAIVFGTGAVTIGQMARGGFVLNIVGIVLITMFIYLLGGIALNITFG
- a CDS encoding anion permease, whose product is MIAALIVWLLLGSSDSLSADARNVAAIGTLMAIWWMSEAIPLSATSLLPIVLIPMLTERTVSEATAPMPVRSCSCSSAVS
- the pncA gene encoding bifunctional nicotinamidase/pyrazinamidase → MPKALIVIDAQVDFCPGGRLAVEGGDQIMGPVNDLMADYDAVVLTQDWHPEDHSSFADNHDGAEPFSTVDMPYGPQVLWPRHCVIGSPGAAFHPVLAVDVADMILRKGYRPDIDSYSAFFENDHKTRTGLEGYLRERGLLELDFVGLAHDFCVAWSAIDAAKLGFTVSVIEEATRAIDLNGSRASAQENMRAAGVTLK
- the pncB gene encoding nicotinate phosphoribosyltransferase; translation: MMPNVDIASRVYNHRWKIDPIVRSLLDTDFYKLLMCQSVFRNRPDTNVTFQLINRTKSVRLADMVDEAELREQLDQVRALRLTRGESTWLRGNTFYGKRQMFRPDFMEWLENVQLPEYELTKRDGQYELRFEGKWPEVMLWEIPALAIIMELRSRAVTKDMGRFELQVLYARAMTRVWEKITGLNTLPDLKIADFGTRRRHSYLWQDWCVQAMGEGLGHAPDGKFTGTSNCLIAMRRDVEAIGTNAHELPMVYAALAETDHELKQAPYRVLADWHEEHEGNLRIILPDTYGTKGFLDDAPDWLAGWTGIRVDSGDPAENAEIAIQWWKDRGEDPTQKLVIFSDGLDEEKIKHLYLQFNGRVKVSFGWGTLLTNDFRGLVDGDGLDPLSLVCKAVEAEGRPTVKLSDNPAKAMGPADQIERYKRVFGVGEQERVEVFV
- a CDS encoding class I SAM-dependent RNA methyltransferase; this encodes MTLWTVERLGRHGDGIAVADDGQQVFAARTLPGEQITGEAHDGRIAAPKILRPSPDRIRPDCPHYASCGGCALMHAADGFVAQWKADLVRSALSAHGITARIAGVATSPERSRRRAVLSGRRTKRGATVGFHGRASDQIVDVTDCRVLRPQINAALPLLRDMVAAGASRNAELSLTVTETPAGLDIAVSGGKPIDAALTETLGTLMRQGELARLDWDGTPMTRRAPARPMGRARVVPPPGAFLQATAEGEAALLSVVRKTLEGRRRIVDLFAGCGTFTLPLAAQAEMHAVEGLAAPLEALDAAWRSTPDLHRITTETRDLATRPLMPDELARFDAAVIDPPRSGAAAQARELAASSLDRIAWVSCDPVTFARDAATMTAAGWRMGGIYVVDQFRWSPHVETVTSFTRD
- a CDS encoding ABC transporter ATP-binding protein — protein: MNLHAPFADQIDAFRPADGPPPQSLLRFIRWALSGSGRGLSIAALTSAASGAADVISATLLGAVIDSITGSTPETVWDQSWPILLGFVLFFLVIRPIILGLSTASSNVIIGPNVLPLVLSRLHRWTMGQAVSFFDNDFAGRLAQKQMQTARAITDFASEMVNVVAFALAAIIGSAAYLLSVDIWSAVALLAWLAAYGLLIRFFLPLIRARSAARASARATVTGQVVDTITNIKTVKLFAHADHEDRAALSAMAGFRERALDFGVVSTWFRLSLMTLAGVLPVILIGGTIFLYQQGQATAGDIAASGAIALRLSQMSGWVSMALMGIWGSIGEIEDGMQTLSPGHTLTDAPGAETLSQISGEVRFQNVSFSYGRTDGHGGVHGIDLAIRPGERVGLVGASGAGKSTLVALLLRLYDVEAGKILIDGSDIRDVTQESLRRNIGMVTQETAMFNRSARDNIRYGSPEATHAQIEAAAAAAEADKFIAGMQDHAGRTGYDAHLGERGVKLSGGQRQRIALARAFLKDAPILILDEATSALDSEVEAAIQDSLDRVMEGKTVLAIAHRLSTIAEMDRIVVLEEGRIVEEGTHDQLLAQNGTYARYWNRQSGGFLGTDEDDQGADGVHAAPQTA
- a CDS encoding CCA tRNA nucleotidyltransferase encodes the protein MKLAADFLSDAPLQRVMSMLSASGHRALIVGGAVRNAALGYAVDDVDISTDAHPKRVIELARDAGLKAVPTGIDHGTVTIVADGTGFEVTTFRRDLETDGRWAVVSFSDRIEDDAARRDFTMNALYLTADGQLLDPVNGWNDLQNRELRFVGDPATRIREDYLRILRFFRFLAWYAESSAPGITGLVAAERAGLSGVSAERIGAEIRKLLSAPDPSASVALMEETGVLTQILPGAKSGTLTALVLQERHENTAPDWQRRLAALGAEDPAGVLRLSRQEATYLSTVNASAQMSLDEIAFHHGFELARDIALIRLAKDVEVAQDWQQRIDRAANATLPVTAADLMPALSGPQIGRGLKAAEAHWIESGFAATRPALIETALLAGKDDS
- a CDS encoding NUDIX hydrolase, which encodes MIRRPAADISRTRPAQLNAAAQAGSGGGMASSDISVKALRTRLERAIQTPADPTSDFDANPEVTAPDLPLREAGVLAAFHEDDGRLYLTKRAATMRHHPGQIALPGGKVDPGDADQIAAALREAHEEIALDPAQLEVIGTLPPHRTVTQFRITPVVGIIRGPFSPVAEPGEVAEVFTLPFDHIANPGNYRLEGRVWRGSWRAYRVAPYGPYYLWGATARILLGLAQRLSV